The region GTGCGAAACCCTGGTCTACGGCGACTACTTCCTGCGCGCCACCCAGCTCACCACCAACTCGCTCGACGAGTCGGCACGGCTCATCGCCTGGTGCAGGGAACACGAGGAAACCATTCGCGGGCTAGCGGTCGCCAGTAGCGGTCATCTGGGTGTGACGGGTGTTTCCTACGACTGCGTGGGCACTTCCGTCATCCTGTCGCTGCGTTGCACCACAGGCGACGCCATGGGAAGCAACATGGCCAGCAAGGCCGTGAGCCGGGTGTCCGATTACGTCAAGACCAACAGCGGGCTGGTCCAGGAGGAGTTCGTACCTTACCCGGAGGACAAGAAGAACATTCCCGCTCGCAAGAAGGGCAAGAAGGTCATCGCGCGCACGGTCCTGAAGGAGGACGTGGTGCGGAAGATGACCCGGGTGGGACTGGACCAGTTGGCCAGCTACATCCGCAACTACAAGAATGTCCTGGCCCTGCACGGGAGTCCGTCGCTCAACATCCACGCGGTCAACGGCATGGCCGCGCTGTTCCAGGCATTCGGACAGGATATGGCCTACTTGGGAGAATGCTCGCAAGCTGTGGTGGACTGCCGGTTCCTGCCCTCCGGCGACCTGGAGGTCTCCATCACCCTGCCGACCCTCATCCTGGGCACCGTCGGCGGCGGAACCGGCCTCCCCGCCTTCCGTGCGACGCTGTCCGTGGTCGACTGCTACGGGACCGGGAAAGCTCGCAAACTCGCCGAGATCATGGCCGCGGTCATACTCGGCGGCGAGATCGGGTGCGCCGCGGCCCAATGCAGCAACGAGTTCGTCGCGGCTCATGAGTTCCTGGGCAAGAACCGGCCCACCGACGCGGTCGTCCAAGTGGCGCGGCCACGTCTGCCGGTCGGCGAATCCGTCAACGACGCGACGAGGAGCTTGGCGTGACCACGGTGATTCAGAAGACCGGTGCCACCGCGTCGGTGAAGCAGGAACCGCCACGGACCGACCCGTCCGCCTTGCTTCCGGAACGAGAACCGTTCCGCGTCCTCGGCACTGCCCGATCCGCCGACACCGACACCGGACTGCTGCACACGCTGTACAGGGATGTCGTACGGGGCCGGCGCTACAACCAGCAGGCGACCGCACTGGCGAAGCAGGGCAGGCTCGCCGTCTATCCCTCGACCACCGGTCAAGAGGCGTGTGAAGTCGCGGCTGCCCGCGCTTTGTCGCCGCAGGACTGGATCTTCCCCACCTACCGAGACACGCTTGCCGCCATCGTCCGCGGCGTCGACCCCGTCGAAGCCCTGGCGGTGATGCGCGGGGACTGGCACCACGGCTACGACCCGCACGAGCATCGGGTCGCCCCGCTGAGCACGCCGCTTGCCACCCAGCTCCCGCACGCGGTCGGCTTCGCGCGGGCTGCCCGGCTGAAGGGCGAAGACACCGTCGTCCTCGCCATGGTGGGCGATGGCGGCACAAGCGAGGGCGACTTCCACGAGGCCGTCAACTTCGCTGCCGTGTGGCAGGCACCGGTGGTCTTCCTGGTACAGAACAACGGCTTCGCCATCTCCGTCCCGCTGGCCAAGCAGACCGCCGCACTGGCGCTGGCGGACAAGGCTGCCGGCTACGGGATTCCCGGACGCCTTGTCGACGGCAACGACGTGGCCGCCGTTCACCAGGTACTGACCGCCGCCGTGGAAAACGCCCGCCACGGCGGCGGGCCGACCCTGGTGGAGGCCGTCACCTACCGCATCGATCCGCACACCAACTCCGACGACGACAGCCGCTACCGCGACCCGTCGGACGCCGACACGTGGCGCGAGCACGACCCCGTTCTCGTCCTGGAGAGGTGCCTGAGCGACATGGGAGTCCTCAGTGACGCCGACATCGAGGACGCGGCTCGCTCGGCCGACGACTTCGCAGCCGACCTGCGCGAGCGCCACGGCCACCCGCCGAACCCCGATCCGATGACGCTGTTCTCGCATGTCTTCGCCGAGAAGACATCGCAGTTGCGCGAGCAGGAAGCGATGGTGCGAGCCGAGTTGCAGGCGGAAGGGAGCGACCAACCGTGACCAACTCTTCGACCACGATCGTGCCTTCGCCCCAGTCCTCGATGACGATGGCACAGGTGCTCAACACAGCGCTGCGGGATGCTCTTCGCTCCGACCCCTCCGTGCACGTCATGGGCGAGGATGTGGGCGCTCTCGGAGGGGTGTTCCGGATCACCGACGGGCTGGCCGCCGAGTTCGGCGACGACCGTTGCGCGGACACACCACTGGCAGAGGCCGGGATCCTGGGGACCGCCGTGGGAATGGCGATGAACGGTCTGCGCCCGGTGGTAGAGATGCAGTTCGACTCCTTCGCGTACCCGGCGTTCGAGCAGCTGGTCAGCCATGTCGCCCGCATGCGTAACCGGACGAAGGGCCGCATGCCGCTGCCGATCACCATCCGCATCCCATATGGCGGCGGAATCGGTGCGGTCGAGCACCACAGCGACTCCTCGGAGGCTTATTACATGCACACGCCGGGGCTGCACGTGGTCTGCCCAGGCACCCATGCCGACGCCTACGGTCTCCTGCGGGCGTCGATCGCCTCCGACGACCCGGTGGTGTTCCTGGAGCCCAAGAGACTGTACTGGTCCAAAGCCCAGTGGACGCCCGACGCAGACCTGGACGTCGATCCGGTCGGTGTCGCGGCGGTCCGTCGTCACGGGACTTCCGCGACGCTTATCACCTACGGACCGAGCCTGCCGGTGTGCATGGAAGCGGCAGAGGAGGCCGAGCAGGAGGGCTGGCGGCTCGAAGTGCTGGACCTTCGCTCGTTGGTGCCGTTCGACGACGAAACGGTGTGTGCAGCCGTGCGCAGGACCGGACGCGCCGTCGTGGTGCACGAGTCGGCCGGCTTCGCGGGAGCGGGTGCGGAGATCGCGGCGCGCATCACCGAACGGTGCTTCCACCACCTTGAAGCGCCGATTCTACGCGTCGCGGGGCTGGACATCCCGTACCCGCCGCCGATGCTCGAGAACCATCACCTGCCTTCCGTCGACCGGATTCTCGATGCCGTGGCCCGCCTGCAATGGGAGTCGGGCGCACCCGAGGGAGCGAGCTGACATGTCACCGATCCTTGAGTTCCGGCTCCCCGACATCGGTGAAGGCCTCACCGAGGCGGAGATCGTACGCTGGCTCGTGGACGTCGGCGACCACGTGCACGTCGACCAGCCGGTGGTCGAGGTGGAGACGGCCAAGGCCACCGTCGAACTGCCTTGCCCGCACGATGGAACAGTCACCTGCCGGATGGGAGAGGAGGGCGAGGTCGTCGCCGTTGGCAGCATCCTGGTGACGGTCGCGGCCACATCCGAACAGTCCCAGGAGGATGCGGGCAAAGTGCTGGTCGGCTCCGGTGTCCATACCGCGCCCGCACGTAGACGCCGTCGCGTTCGCTCGGGCTCCGTCCCAAGCCGGAGAGCAACGACCCCAGTAGCTCGGCAGGCACCGAGTCCGCGTACCGACGCGGCGACTCCCGTGGGTGCACCGGTCGCCGTGGTGTCGCCGCTGGTACGCCGACTCGCCAGGGAGAACGGGGTCGACCTGCGGACGGTCCAGGGTACGGGCGCTGCTGGTCTCGTCCTGCGCGCGGACGTCCAACGGGCGATCACTGCGACCCGCGGTGCTCATGCGGCCGGGCGCGCGGAGAGCGAGCGGATCCCGATCCGCTCGGTGCGCAAAGCCATTGCCGACAAGCTGTCCCGTAGCCGCCGCGAGATTCCGGACGTCACCTGCTGGGTGGACACCGATGCCACCGGCCTTCTCGCGGCGAGGGAAGCGCTCGGTTCCGGCCCCGAGCGCACCAGTCTGCTGGCACTGCTGGCACGCATGTGCGTCGCCGCCGCACTCCGGTTCCCTGAACTGAACTCCATGGTGGACACCGACCGTCAAGAGATCATACGGTTCTCTGACGTCAATCTCGGCTTCGCGGTCCAAACCGGCAAGGGATTGCTGGTACCCGTCGTGCACGGAGCGCACCGGATGTCCACGTCGGAACTGTCCGG is a window of Saccharopolyspora erythraea NRRL 2338 DNA encoding:
- a CDS encoding alpha-ketoacid dehydrogenase subunit beta, yielding MAQVLNTALRDALRSDPSVHVMGEDVGALGGVFRITDGLAAEFGDDRCADTPLAEAGILGTAVGMAMNGLRPVVEMQFDSFAYPAFEQLVSHVARMRNRTKGRMPLPITIRIPYGGGIGAVEHHSDSSEAYYMHTPGLHVVCPGTHADAYGLLRASIASDDPVVFLEPKRLYWSKAQWTPDADLDVDPVGVAAVRRHGTSATLITYGPSLPVCMEAAEEAEQEGWRLEVLDLRSLVPFDDETVCAAVRRTGRAVVVHESAGFAGAGAEIAARITERCFHHLEAPILRVAGLDIPYPPPMLENHHLPSVDRILDAVARLQWESGAPEGAS
- a CDS encoding dihydrolipoamide acetyltransferase family protein, whose product is MSPILEFRLPDIGEGLTEAEIVRWLVDVGDHVHVDQPVVEVETAKATVELPCPHDGTVTCRMGEEGEVVAVGSILVTVAATSEQSQEDAGKVLVGSGVHTAPARRRRRVRSGSVPSRRATTPVARQAPSPRTDAATPVGAPVAVVSPLVRRLARENGVDLRTVQGTGAAGLVLRADVQRAITATRGAHAAGRAESERIPIRSVRKAIADKLSRSRREIPDVTCWVDTDATGLLAAREALGSGPERTSLLALLARMCVAAALRFPELNSMVDTDRQEIIRFSDVNLGFAVQTGKGLLVPVVHGAHRMSTSELSGEIARLTESARTGTLSPSELTGATITLNNYGRYGIDGATPIINHPETAMLGVGRIVAKPWVHGGELAVRQVVQLTLTFDHRVCDGETASGFLRHVADRVEQPLKLISFP
- a CDS encoding thiamine pyrophosphate-dependent enzyme; translated protein: MTTVIQKTGATASVKQEPPRTDPSALLPEREPFRVLGTARSADTDTGLLHTLYRDVVRGRRYNQQATALAKQGRLAVYPSTTGQEACEVAAARALSPQDWIFPTYRDTLAAIVRGVDPVEALAVMRGDWHHGYDPHEHRVAPLSTPLATQLPHAVGFARAARLKGEDTVVLAMVGDGGTSEGDFHEAVNFAAVWQAPVVFLVQNNGFAISVPLAKQTAALALADKAAGYGIPGRLVDGNDVAAVHQVLTAAVENARHGGGPTLVEAVTYRIDPHTNSDDDSRYRDPSDADTWREHDPVLVLERCLSDMGVLSDADIEDAARSADDFAADLRERHGHPPNPDPMTLFSHVFAEKTSQLREQEAMVRAELQAEGSDQP